In Pasteurella multocida subsp. multocida OH4807, a genomic segment contains:
- a CDS encoding HAD-superfamily hydrolase (COG1011 Predicted hydrolase (HAD superfamily)), producing the protein MMEINWQHIDTVILDLDGTLIDLYFDHHFWKNIVPQAYADKFHLHLEESRRALKQRYDELEHSKAWYCLDFWAEELNLPLRDLYEAQGPSLVVRADVAPFLQAVNKMNKQVMLLTDSNQFSLDMKLKFCRFEQHFDLLLSSHQFGAPKIEQPLWHNLQQQHYFDPTRTLFIDDTESVLDSAKQFGIAYTIGVENPDSTLPDKVFARHFSVKNYRTLVE; encoded by the coding sequence ATGATGGAAATAAATTGGCAACACATTGATACAGTCATTTTGGATTTAGATGGAACATTAATTGATCTTTATTTTGATCATCATTTTTGGAAAAACATTGTTCCTCAAGCCTATGCTGACAAATTTCATCTCCATCTTGAAGAGAGTCGTCGTGCGTTAAAACAGCGTTATGATGAACTTGAACACAGCAAAGCTTGGTATTGTTTAGATTTCTGGGCAGAGGAATTGAATTTGCCGTTGCGAGACTTGTATGAGGCGCAAGGCCCTAGCTTAGTGGTACGTGCTGATGTTGCCCCTTTTTTGCAGGCTGTGAATAAGATGAACAAGCAAGTGATGTTATTAACAGACAGCAACCAATTTAGTTTGGACATGAAACTGAAATTTTGTCGTTTTGAACAGCATTTTGATTTGCTCTTGTCGAGTCACCAATTTGGTGCTCCTAAAATTGAACAACCACTCTGGCATAACTTACAGCAGCAACATTATTTTGATCCTACTCGGACATTGTTTATTGATGATACAGAATCGGTGTTAGATAGCGCGAAACAATTTGGCATTGCCTACACGATTGGTGTAGAGAATCCAGACAGTACCTTGCCTGATAAAGTCTTCGCGCGCCATTTTTCTGTTAAAAATTACCGCACATTAGTGGAGTAA
- the hslO gene encoding Hsp33-like chaperonin (COG1281 Disulfide bond chaperones of the HSP33 family) produces the protein MTYQIDNDKLYRYLFENRAVRGEWVRLNKTFADTLNTHEYPRIIQNLLGEMMVATSLLTATLKFEGDITVQIQGDGPLKLALVNGNDQQQIRALARLQADVNDDMSLAQLVGKGVLVITIAPTEGERYQGVIALDKPTVTECLEAYFVRSEQLQTQLIIRAGEYQGEPVAAGMLLQIMPDGSGTPEDFEHLATLTATVKEDELFGLTTDQLLYRLYHEETVQLFPAQPIEFFCGCSQARSGAALLLIPDDEIDEVLAEHHGTIDMQCECCGTHYLFNKEAINQLKAQDE, from the coding sequence ATGACTTACCAAATTGACAACGATAAACTTTATCGCTACTTGTTTGAAAATCGTGCTGTACGAGGTGAGTGGGTACGATTAAATAAAACCTTTGCTGATACACTGAATACTCACGAATATCCACGCATTATCCAAAATTTATTGGGTGAAATGATGGTGGCAACCAGTTTATTAACGGCTACCTTAAAGTTTGAAGGGGATATCACGGTACAAATTCAAGGAGATGGTCCGTTAAAACTGGCGCTAGTGAATGGTAATGACCAACAACAAATTCGCGCATTAGCACGTTTACAAGCGGATGTAAATGATGACATGAGTTTGGCTCAGTTAGTTGGTAAAGGGGTATTGGTCATTACGATTGCACCCACAGAGGGAGAGCGCTATCAAGGTGTGATTGCACTTGATAAACCAACAGTTACAGAATGTTTAGAAGCTTATTTCGTGCGCTCAGAACAACTTCAAACTCAGTTGATTATTCGAGCAGGAGAATATCAAGGTGAACCCGTGGCAGCAGGTATGTTATTACAGATCATGCCAGATGGCTCAGGGACACCTGAGGATTTTGAACATTTAGCCACACTCACAGCAACGGTAAAAGAAGATGAGTTATTTGGTTTAACAACAGATCAACTCTTATATCGTTTATATCATGAAGAAACGGTGCAGCTTTTTCCTGCTCAACCGATTGAATTTTTCTGTGGCTGCTCTCAAGCCCGTTCTGGTGCCGCGTTATTATTAATTCCAGATGATGAAATTGATGAGGTATTAGCAGAACATCATGGCACGATTGACATGCAATGTGAGTGTTGTGGAACGCACTATTTATTTAATAAAGAGGCAATCAATCAGTTGAAAGCACAAGATGAATAA
- a CDS encoding ComFC protein (COG1040 Predicted amidophosphoribosyltransferases), with translation MNWFGFRCVYCQQKLAIAKHGLCCRCNKQIKRFIYCGHCGKELVQHARYCGYCLQHKISWDGIVFIGRYVDPLSSLIHRFKFQKGFFLDRTLARLLLLAILDAKRTHGFTLPEVIVPVPLHRIRQWQRGYNQADLLAQCLSKWLRLPCDNTLLLRVKHTHTQRGLTATARQKNVSNAFKLHTKWNTYPYKSIAIIDDVITTGATLNEMIQELRKIGIEHIQVWGLAKT, from the coding sequence ATGAATTGGTTTGGTTTTCGTTGTGTTTATTGCCAACAAAAATTAGCAATTGCGAAACACGGATTGTGTTGCCGTTGTAACAAGCAAATTAAACGATTTATTTATTGTGGACATTGTGGCAAGGAATTGGTACAACATGCGCGCTATTGTGGGTATTGTTTACAGCATAAAATCAGTTGGGATGGTATCGTGTTTATTGGGCGCTATGTTGATCCGTTATCTTCGCTCATTCATCGTTTCAAATTTCAGAAAGGTTTCTTTTTGGACCGCACTTTAGCTAGACTTTTACTCTTAGCGATTTTAGATGCAAAACGTACGCATGGTTTTACACTCCCTGAGGTGATTGTGCCAGTACCTTTGCATCGTATTCGCCAATGGCAACGTGGTTATAATCAGGCTGACTTACTTGCACAATGCTTGTCTAAATGGTTAAGGCTTCCTTGTGATAATACGCTTCTTCTACGTGTAAAACACACACATACACAAAGAGGATTAACCGCGACTGCCCGCCAGAAGAATGTCTCTAATGCGTTTAAATTACATACCAAATGGAATACTTACCCCTATAAATCCATTGCAATTATTGATGATGTGATTACCACTGGTGCAACCTTAAATGAAATGATTCAAGAACTACGTAAAATCGGTATAGAGCATATTCAAGTTTGGGGGCTCGCGAAAACGTAA
- a CDS encoding protein CysQ (COG1218 3'-Phosphoadenosine 5'-phosphosulfate (PAPS) 3'-phosphatase): protein MLRLSPQLLEKTQHIAEQAGKYLTEFYTGVSQRELNIQTKADDTPVTAADLFLSQFLIEKLTTLTPNVPILSEENCKVPFETRAMWQEYWLIDPLDGTQQFINRTDQFAVLITLVQHRRPVLSIIHAPILQITYYAMQGLGAYKKSKDTVTKLQPQGAPQQRVIKVGVGSQSAKRKVQPLLNPDYQYQFIIYGSCGLKSGLVSEGSCDCYVRLGRTGEWDTAPAEVLLAELGGGIFDFHFQALTYNQRDNFTNPNFVMVANTTFDWQKIFKFN from the coding sequence ATGTTGAGACTTTCCCCGCAATTATTAGAAAAAACACAGCATATTGCTGAACAAGCAGGAAAGTATCTCACAGAATTTTATACAGGCGTGTCACAACGCGAATTAAATATTCAAACAAAGGCGGATGATACGCCTGTGACCGCAGCCGATTTATTTTTAAGCCAATTTTTAATTGAAAAATTGACCACACTGACACCAAATGTCCCAATTTTGTCAGAAGAAAATTGTAAAGTGCCTTTTGAAACACGTGCAATGTGGCAGGAGTATTGGTTAATCGATCCTTTAGATGGAACTCAACAATTTATTAACCGTACTGATCAGTTTGCTGTTCTGATTACATTAGTACAACACCGACGACCTGTGCTAAGTATCATTCATGCCCCTATTTTGCAAATCACTTATTATGCGATGCAAGGGCTAGGTGCTTATAAGAAAAGCAAAGATACCGTCACCAAACTTCAACCCCAGGGCGCACCACAACAACGTGTAATTAAAGTTGGCGTCGGATCGCAAAGTGCAAAACGAAAAGTACAACCCTTATTGAATCCAGATTATCAATATCAATTCATTATTTATGGTTCTTGCGGGTTAAAAAGTGGTTTAGTGTCAGAGGGGAGCTGTGATTGTTATGTCCGTTTAGGTCGGACGGGAGAGTGGGATACCGCACCTGCAGAAGTGCTTTTAGCAGAGTTAGGGGGCGGGATATTTGATTTTCACTTCCAAGCGTTGACTTATAATCAACGCGATAATTTTACCAATCCGAATTTTGTGATGGTGGCGAATACGACATTTGATTGGCAGAAAATCTTCAAATTTAATTAG
- a CDS encoding Fe/S biogenesis protein NfuA (COG0316 Uncharacterized conserved protein) — MQQIMISDAAQAHFRRLLDQQEEGTNIRIFVVNPGSPNAECGVSYCPPNAVEPTDTEMKYASFSAFIDEISLPFLEDAEIDYVTEELGAQLTLKAPNAKMRKVADDAPLIERVEYVIQTQVNPQLASHGGRITLIEITDDGYAILQFGGGCNGCSMVDVTLKDGIEKQLLSLFPNELKGAKDITEHQRGEHSYY, encoded by the coding sequence ATGCAACAAATTATGATCTCTGATGCTGCTCAGGCGCATTTTCGTCGTTTACTTGACCAGCAAGAAGAAGGAACGAATATCCGTATTTTTGTGGTTAATCCTGGTTCACCTAATGCGGAGTGCGGGGTGTCTTATTGTCCACCCAATGCGGTAGAGCCGACAGATACAGAAATGAAATATGCGTCTTTCTCTGCATTTATTGATGAAATTAGTTTACCTTTTTTGGAAGATGCGGAAATTGATTATGTTACAGAAGAACTTGGAGCACAATTAACACTCAAAGCACCAAATGCGAAAATGCGTAAAGTTGCTGACGATGCACCACTTATTGAACGCGTTGAATACGTGATTCAAACACAAGTTAACCCACAACTTGCAAGTCACGGTGGACGTATTACTTTAATTGAAATTACGGACGATGGTTATGCAATTTTACAATTTGGTGGTGGATGTAATGGTTGTTCAATGGTAGATGTAACATTGAAAGATGGGATCGAAAAACAATTATTAAGTTTATTCCCGAATGAATTAAAAGGTGCGAAAGACATCACAGAGCACCAACGCGGTGAACATTCTTATTATTAA
- a CDS encoding putative bifunctional phosphatase/peptidyl-prolyl cis-trans isomerase (COG0561 Predicted hydrolases of the HAD superfamily), with translation MTIPDYRNKIKIVFFDIDETLLVKDKDYIPDTVVPALQKLKENGIIPAIATGRTPSNFPPKIKQLIQQTQIDLFVTMNGQYVSYQGKVLEKNPLPKQKIQQLVDFFEQHQIDYAQVSPTDTCISAATEKVCHALDPLRGSYRVDKAYFKQHDVFQILAFYDHSADEFVHNSGVLSGLQQVRWHEHSVDLFDENISKASGIAAAVAHLGLRMENVMAFGDGLNDIEMLSMAGVGVAMGNANNQLKEVADHVTLHIEEHGIEHFLKCAKLID, from the coding sequence ATGACAATCCCTGATTATCGCAATAAAATTAAAATTGTGTTTTTTGATATTGATGAAACGCTTTTAGTAAAAGACAAAGATTACATACCTGATACTGTTGTGCCTGCACTACAAAAGTTAAAAGAAAATGGCATTATTCCTGCTATCGCAACTGGGCGCACTCCCTCTAATTTCCCACCTAAAATTAAACAATTAATTCAACAAACACAAATTGACTTGTTTGTTACGATGAATGGTCAATATGTGAGTTATCAGGGGAAAGTATTAGAGAAAAATCCACTACCGAAACAGAAAATTCAACAGTTAGTTGATTTTTTTGAACAACATCAAATCGATTACGCACAAGTTTCTCCAACGGATACGTGTATTTCCGCGGCGACAGAGAAAGTCTGCCATGCACTTGACCCGTTAAGAGGGAGTTATCGTGTGGATAAAGCGTATTTTAAGCAACATGATGTTTTCCAAATCTTAGCCTTTTATGATCACTCGGCTGATGAATTTGTGCATAATTCAGGTGTGCTGAGTGGGTTACAACAGGTAAGATGGCATGAACACTCTGTTGATTTATTTGATGAAAATATTTCAAAAGCCAGTGGTATTGCCGCAGCTGTTGCACATTTGGGCTTACGTATGGAGAATGTGATGGCATTCGGGGACGGTTTAAACGACATCGAAATGCTAAGTATGGCAGGTGTTGGTGTCGCCATGGGGAATGCAAATAACCAATTAAAAGAGGTTGCGGATCACGTCACATTACATATTGAAGAACATGGTATTGAGCATTTTTTAAAGTGCGCAAAATTGATTGATTAG
- a CDS encoding glucose-6-phosphate 1-dehydrogenase (COG0364 Glucose-6-phosphate 1-dehydrogenase), with amino-acid sequence MKIEADNNCIVIFGASGDLTYRKLIPALYNLYKIGRLTEHFSVLGVARTDLDDERFREKMRNALVKSEGANGETLDQFCQHLYYQAINTSDSADYGKLIPRLDELHDKYQTCGNTLYYLSTPPSLYGVIPECLAAHGLNTEEFGWKRLIVEKPFGYDIRTAKELDVQIHRFFDEHQIYRIDHYLGKETVQNLLVLRFSNGLFEPLWNRNFIDYVEITGAESIGVEERGGYYDGSGAMRDMFQNHLLQVLAMVAMEPPAIINADSMRDEVAKVLHCLHPLSDDDLKNNLVLGQYGSGTVDGQKVNGYLQEKGVPEDSNTETYMALRCEIDNWRWAGVPFYVRTGKRLPTRVTEVVIHFKTTPHPVFSQKAPENKLIIRIQPDEGISMRFGLKKPGAGFEAKEVSMDFRYADLASPSLLTAYERLLLDSMKGDATLFARTDAVHACWKFVEPILDYKAKNGRVYEYESGSWGPTEADKLIAKTGRVWRRPSGLMKKKV; translated from the coding sequence ATGAAAATTGAAGCAGACAACAATTGTATTGTTATTTTTGGTGCCTCGGGCGATTTAACGTATCGTAAACTTATTCCCGCACTCTACAATCTCTATAAAATCGGTCGATTAACAGAACATTTTTCAGTATTAGGCGTGGCGAGAACGGATTTAGACGATGAGCGTTTTCGTGAAAAAATGCGTAATGCTCTCGTGAAGAGTGAAGGGGCGAATGGTGAAACACTTGATCAATTCTGCCAGCATCTATATTACCAAGCGATTAACACCTCAGACTCTGCAGACTATGGCAAATTAATTCCACGTCTTGATGAACTACATGATAAATATCAAACCTGTGGTAATACGTTGTACTATTTATCGACACCACCGAGTCTTTACGGTGTGATTCCAGAGTGTCTTGCGGCACACGGATTGAATACCGAAGAATTTGGTTGGAAACGTCTGATTGTCGAAAAACCGTTTGGCTATGATATTCGTACTGCAAAAGAATTAGACGTACAAATCCATCGTTTCTTTGATGAACACCAAATTTACCGTATTGACCATTATCTTGGTAAAGAAACAGTACAAAATCTCCTTGTGTTACGTTTTTCAAATGGTTTATTTGAACCTCTTTGGAACCGTAATTTCATTGATTATGTTGAAATCACGGGCGCAGAATCAATAGGGGTAGAAGAACGAGGCGGTTATTATGATGGTTCGGGGGCGATGCGTGACATGTTCCAAAACCACTTATTGCAAGTACTGGCGATGGTTGCGATGGAACCACCTGCGATTATTAATGCGGACTCTATGCGTGATGAAGTTGCCAAAGTTTTACATTGTTTACACCCGTTGAGCGATGATGATCTAAAAAATAATTTAGTGCTTGGGCAATATGGCTCAGGAACGGTTGATGGTCAAAAAGTAAATGGTTATTTACAAGAGAAAGGCGTGCCTGAGGATTCAAATACGGAAACTTACATGGCACTGCGTTGTGAAATTGACAACTGGCGCTGGGCGGGCGTGCCTTTCTATGTACGTACAGGTAAACGCTTGCCAACACGTGTAACGGAAGTGGTGATTCACTTCAAAACCACGCCACACCCAGTATTCAGTCAAAAAGCACCTGAGAATAAACTGATTATCCGTATTCAACCAGATGAAGGCATTTCCATGCGTTTCGGCTTGAAAAAACCAGGTGCAGGCTTTGAAGCAAAAGAAGTTTCAATGGATTTCCGTTATGCTGATCTAGCATCACCAAGTTTATTAACCGCTTATGAGCGCTTACTGTTAGACTCAATGAAAGGCGATGCAACATTATTTGCACGTACTGATGCGGTACACGCTTGCTGGAAATTTGTTGAGCCAATTTTAGATTACAAAGCGAAAAATGGCCGCGTGTATGAATATGAATCAGGCTCTTGGGGCCCAACAGAAGCAGATAAATTGATCGCAAAAACTGGTCGTGTTTGGCGCAGACCCAGCGGTTTAATGAAGAAAAAAGTGTAA
- a CDS encoding heat shock protein 15 (COG1188 Ribosome-associated heat shock protein implicated in the recycling of the 50S subunit (S4 paralog)), with product MTQKSTQQDKTEDVRLDKWLWAARFYKTRTLAKEMIDGGKVHYNGQRTKPNKTVEVGAMIKLRQGNEEKEVEVIALSTQRRGAPEAQGLYQETEKSIEQRAKLAIARKIHALTMPHPDRRPNKKDRRDLLKFKQQDHL from the coding sequence ATGACCCAAAAGAGTACTCAACAAGACAAAACAGAAGACGTTCGTTTAGATAAATGGCTGTGGGCGGCGCGGTTTTATAAAACACGGACCCTGGCTAAAGAGATGATCGATGGGGGAAAAGTGCACTACAATGGGCAGCGGACTAAGCCAAATAAAACGGTTGAAGTGGGGGCAATGATTAAATTGCGCCAAGGTAATGAGGAAAAAGAAGTCGAAGTCATTGCTCTATCGACTCAGCGTCGTGGCGCACCAGAAGCACAGGGTTTATATCAAGAAACAGAGAAAAGTATTGAACAGCGCGCTAAACTGGCGATTGCGCGCAAGATTCATGCGCTAACGATGCCACATCCAGATCGCCGTCCAAATAAAAAAGATCGGCGTGATTTATTGAAGTTTAAGCAACAAGATCATCTGTAA
- a CDS encoding 6-phosphogluconolactonase (COG0363 6-phosphogluconolactonase/Glucosamine-6-phosphate isomerase/deaminase), with translation MNTVIFDNAQNAVEKIAQELLAYSLENRPVHISLSGGSTPKLLFKTLAQAPYNTEIQWQNLHFWWGDDRMVLPTDPESNYGEVQKLLFDHIQIPTKNIHRIHGEEPVETELNRFEQELSAVVPDQVFDWIILGMGTDGHTASLFPHQTNFDDPSLAVIAKHPETGQIRISKTAKLIEQAKRVTYLVTGASKAEILKEIQTTPAENLPYPAAKIKAKNGVTEWYLDKEAAKWL, from the coding sequence ATGAATACAGTTATTTTTGACAACGCACAAAATGCCGTCGAAAAAATCGCACAAGAGCTTTTAGCATACAGCCTTGAAAATCGCCCTGTGCACATTTCTTTATCTGGTGGTTCAACACCGAAATTATTATTTAAAACCCTCGCTCAAGCACCTTACAACACTGAAATTCAATGGCAAAACTTGCATTTCTGGTGGGGTGATGATCGTATGGTATTACCAACCGATCCTGAAAGTAACTATGGCGAAGTGCAAAAATTATTATTTGACCACATTCAAATTCCTACGAAAAACATTCACCGTATTCATGGCGAAGAGCCAGTAGAAACGGAACTTAACCGCTTTGAGCAAGAACTCAGTGCGGTCGTTCCTGACCAAGTTTTTGATTGGATTATTTTGGGTATGGGGACAGATGGACACACAGCATCACTTTTCCCACATCAAACCAATTTTGATGACCCAAGTTTAGCTGTTATTGCAAAACACCCTGAAACAGGGCAAATTCGTATTTCAAAAACGGCAAAACTGATTGAACAAGCGAAACGCGTGACTTATTTAGTAACTGGCGCGAGCAAAGCAGAAATCTTAAAAGAAATTCAAACTACCCCAGCAGAAAACCTACCCTATCCAGCCGCCAAAATTAAGGCAAAAAATGGGGTGACAGAGTGGTATTTGGATAAAGAGGCAGCAAAATGGTTGTAA
- the nudE gene encoding adenosine nucleotide hydrolase NudE (COG0494 NTP pyrophosphohydrolases including oxidative damage repair enzymes) yields the protein MSQKPAILSISLAAKSRIFEIQAVDLQFSNGVTRTYERFKPSSRSAVMILPIENNQLFMVREYAVGTERYELGFPKGLMDANETPEQSANRELKEEIGLGAKKFIHLRTVNTSPSYMNNPMHIFLAQDFYPCKLEGDEPEPLELVRFPLEKIDELLNDPDFCEARNLVGLYCLRDYLSQHHGSYHAVFSNHV from the coding sequence ATGTCACAAAAACCAGCTATTCTCTCAATTTCTCTTGCTGCCAAATCTCGTATTTTTGAAATTCAAGCGGTGGATCTTCAGTTTTCTAACGGCGTGACACGTACTTACGAGCGTTTTAAGCCGAGTAGTCGTTCCGCTGTCATGATTTTACCGATTGAAAATAACCAATTATTTATGGTTCGAGAATATGCGGTTGGTACCGAGCGATATGAATTAGGTTTTCCAAAAGGGTTAATGGATGCTAATGAGACACCTGAACAAAGTGCCAACCGTGAATTAAAAGAAGAAATCGGTTTAGGTGCTAAAAAATTCATCCATTTACGCACAGTCAATACTTCGCCAAGCTACATGAATAATCCCATGCACATTTTCTTAGCACAGGATTTTTATCCATGTAAACTAGAAGGTGATGAGCCTGAGCCCCTTGAGTTAGTTCGTTTTCCACTCGAAAAAATTGATGAACTTCTGAACGATCCAGACTTTTGTGAGGCACGTAATCTAGTCGGGCTTTATTGTCTTCGTGATTACTTAAGTCAACATCATGGATCCTATCACGCCGTTTTTTCCAATCACGTATAA
- a CDS encoding 6-phosphogluconate dehydrogenase (COG0362 6-phosphogluconate dehydrogenase), whose product MSVKGDIGVIGLAVMGQNLILNMNDHGFKVVAFNRTTSKVDEFLQGAAKGTNIIGAYSLQDLADKLEKPRKVMLMVRAGDVVDQFIEALLPHLEEGDIIIDGGNTNYPDTNRRVAYLREKGIRFIGTGVSGGEEGARFGPSIMPGGDESAWEHVKPILQAISAKTEQGEACCDWVGRDGAGHFVKMVHNGIEYGDMQLICEAYQFLKEGLGLSDDELEATFNEWRNTELDSYLIDITADILGYKDEDGSRLVDKILDTAGQKGTGKWTGINALDFGIPLTLITESVFARCVSSFKDQRVEASKLFNKAVGKVEGDKKVWIEAVRKALLASKIISYAQGFMLIREASENFGWNINYGNTALLWREGCIIRSRFLGNIRDAYEANPDLVFLGSDDYFKGILENSLGEWRKVVAKSIEVGIPMPCMASAITFLDSYTSARLPANLLQAQRDYFGAHTYERTDKARGEFFHTNWTGRGGDTASTTYDV is encoded by the coding sequence ATGTCAGTAAAAGGCGATATCGGCGTTATCGGCTTAGCGGTAATGGGTCAAAACTTAATTTTAAATATGAATGATCACGGCTTTAAAGTGGTGGCATTCAACCGTACGACTTCAAAAGTCGATGAGTTTTTACAAGGTGCTGCGAAAGGCACCAATATTATCGGGGCTTATTCATTACAAGACTTAGCGGATAAATTAGAAAAACCGCGTAAAGTGATGTTAATGGTGCGCGCAGGTGATGTTGTAGATCAATTCATCGAGGCGTTATTACCTCACTTAGAAGAAGGCGACATCATTATTGATGGCGGTAACACCAACTATCCTGACACTAACCGTCGCGTGGCTTACTTACGCGAAAAAGGCATTCGCTTTATTGGTACAGGTGTTTCTGGTGGTGAAGAAGGTGCACGTTTCGGGCCTTCAATTATGCCAGGCGGTGATGAATCAGCGTGGGAGCACGTGAAACCAATCCTACAAGCAATCTCTGCAAAAACAGAACAAGGCGAAGCGTGCTGTGACTGGGTGGGTCGTGATGGCGCGGGTCACTTCGTAAAAATGGTTCACAACGGTATCGAATACGGCGATATGCAACTTATCTGCGAAGCGTACCAATTCTTAAAAGAAGGTTTAGGTTTATCAGATGACGAATTAGAAGCGACATTTAACGAATGGCGTAACACGGAGTTAGACAGCTATCTTATCGACATCACAGCAGATATTTTAGGCTACAAAGATGAAGACGGATCTCGCTTAGTGGATAAGATTTTAGACACTGCGGGTCAGAAAGGTACAGGTAAATGGACGGGTATCAACGCTCTTGATTTCGGTATTCCATTAACATTGATCACTGAATCTGTATTCGCGCGTTGCGTATCTTCATTCAAAGATCAACGTGTGGAAGCATCAAAATTATTCAACAAAGCAGTGGGCAAAGTGGAAGGCGATAAAAAAGTGTGGATTGAAGCAGTACGCAAAGCGTTATTGGCATCAAAAATCATTTCTTACGCACAAGGCTTTATGTTAATCCGCGAAGCATCTGAAAACTTCGGTTGGAATATTAACTACGGTAACACCGCACTTTTATGGCGTGAAGGTTGTATCATTCGTAGCCGTTTCTTAGGTAACATTCGTGATGCTTATGAAGCTAACCCAGATTTAGTCTTCTTAGGTTCAGACGATTACTTCAAAGGCATTTTAGAAAACAGCTTAGGCGAATGGCGTAAAGTGGTCGCAAAATCTATCGAAGTGGGTATCCCAATGCCTTGTATGGCGTCAGCGATCACCTTCTTAGACAGCTACACGAGCGCACGTTTACCAGCAAACTTGTTACAAGCACAACGTGACTACTTCGGTGCGCACACTTATGAACGCACTGACAAAGCTCGTGGTGAGTTTTTCCACACCAACTGGACTGGTCGTGGTGGTGATACTGCATCAACGACTTACGATGTGTAA